A DNA window from Pyrus communis chromosome 3, drPyrComm1.1, whole genome shotgun sequence contains the following coding sequences:
- the LOC137729583 gene encoding uncharacterized protein, with product MPFSFFFLFFLNFAAAASASVPQIPKFDALYSKHCNSIVPKSDTDPSKWFVTNLSIADIGFGNGYFSGGDQLFGNLNGFNYLRTLSFFANEVRKTLTEGIFEVRAVLRLRDFYRVGDGNSTRRNLRLVYHPRNAYRKGMMSFRLSGYYSESSRKLCMVGEGMPQFFGNRFVAVLKLNYPKSSSIYDSLITGILESLDEKKDPNYFEALNMLALYQRTSYEYKLAGKDSENGCLQGGDDGGENLSLRNPKRGVCMLIGNFRETFELEYGSECGGVNCDPVGGDAGIASSLVYHVTRCTDERNMQMLLGFSNTSGHNIKFPFDPKTTFIAEGAWNEKENRLCVVACRILNFTESLTNAFVGDCSTKLTLRFPARLSLRNRSTVVGQIWSNKEVNDSGYFGKIGFRSLSGYLMKLLDYKYDYSENKSVRKTCAEKKAGRGKGKKYPAEFSLDMKFGMTVRNSDGRQAYGYSSPLFVDDERTFGRRFWDNLPQTDSPLQQKKKHTHSSPMNVSYRLWFVDFDFRHDVFPSKAELSAEGIYDRDYGNLCMIGCRRVPLKNQTSIQKDMLDCDIRINVQFSPLDTKNRENVKGSIESTRGKLDPLFFEPIQFSSNSMYYNQAAASISRIDLEIIMVLISNTLACVLIGLQLLHVKKHPDVLPFISIVMLIVLTLGYVIPLLVNFEAMFVPSHGIIQRDTFLGTGGWLQVNEVIVRMLMMVALLLLLRLLQLTWSARQGDGNQKSLRDSERKVLYATLPLYIAGGLIVWFVYTYLKSHRPFLRVRNPRHHHRMAYRVSSLHHLAYDNHSLREDLSSYAGFVLDGFLLPHILFNLFFNSREKTLASAFYFGTTIIRLLPHAYDLYRARTGTWFLELPNIYANHRMDFYSTAWNIIIPCGGMLFATIVFLQQRFGGRCILPKRFRESSAVYEKVPVISNEQL from the coding sequence ATGccattctccttcttcttcctattCTTTCTCAATTTTGCCGCCGCAGCTTCCGCCTCTGTACCCCAAATCCCAAAATTCGATGCCCTATACTCCAAGCACTGCAATTCCATTGTCCCCAAATCGGACACCGATCCCTCCAAATGGTTCGTCACCAACCTCTCCATCGCCGACATTGGCTTCGGGAACGGCTACTTCTCCGGCGGCGATCAGCTTTTCGGTAACCTGAACGGCTTCAATTACCTGAGGACTCTCTCCTTTTTTGCCAACGAGGTGCGTAAAACCCTAACCGAAGGGATTTTCGAAGTCCGGGCAGTCCTGCGGCTTCGCGACTTCTACAGGGTAGGCGACGGCAACTCTACGCGCCGTAATCTGCGGTTGGTTTATCATCCGAGAAACGCGTATCGGAAGGGAATGATGAGCTTTAGGCTCAGTGGGTACTACTCAGAATCTTCAAGGAAGCTTTGTATGGTTGGAGAAGGTATGCCACAATTTTTTGGGAATCGTTTTGTTGCTGTTCTTAAGCTTAATTATCCAAAAAGTTCGAGTATTTATGATAGTTTAATCACTGGGATTTTAGAGAGTTTGGATGAGAAGAAGGATCCGAATTATTTCGAAGCTCTTAACATGTTGGCTTTATATCAGAGAACTAGCTATGAATATAAGTTAGCTGGGAAAGATAGTGAGAATGGTTGTTTGCAGGGTGGTGATGATGGCGGAGAGAATTTGAGTCTGAGAAATCCGAAGCGGGGTGTGTGTATGTTGATTGGTAATTTTCGCGAAACGTTTGAATTGGAatatgggagtgaatgtggggGTGTGAATTGTGATCCTGTTGGTGGGGATGCTGGAATTGCATCTTCCTTGGTTTATCATGTAACTCGGTGTACGGATGAGAGGAATATGCAGATGTTGTTGGGTTTTTCGAACACTAGCGGTCATAATATCAAATTTCCCTTTGATCCCAAAACAACTTTCATTGCTGAAGGGGCATGGAATGAAAAGGAGAATCGTCTTTGTGTTGTTGCGTGCCGGATATTGAATTTTACAGAGTCTTTGACTAATGCATTTGTTGGAGATTGCTCGACTAAATTGACTTTGAGATTCCCAGCAAGATTGTCTTTAAGAAATAGGTCTACTGTTGTGGGGCAAATTTGGAGCAACAAAGAAGTGAATGACTCGGGCTACTTTGGTAAAATTGGGTTTCGCAGTTTGTCGGGATATTTGATGAAACTGTTGGATTACAAATATGACTATTCTGAGAACAAGTCTGTCAGAAAAACATGTGCAGAAAAGAAGGCTGGGAGAGGCAAGGGAAAGAAATACCCTGCAGAGTTTTCATTGGACATGAAATTTGGCATGACAGTGAGAAACAGTGATGGACGCCAAGCATATGGTTATTCTTCCCCTTTATTTGTGGACGATGAGCGAACTTTTGGACGCCGGTTTTGGGATAACTTGCCACAAACAGACTCACCATTGCAGCAGAAGAAAAAACATACCCATAGCAGTCCAATGAACGTCAGCTATAGGTTGTGGtttgttgattttgattttcGTCATGATGTTTTCCCATCTAAAGCAGAACTATCTGCTGAAGGAATATATGATAGGGATTATGGTAACCTATGCATGATAGGATGCAGGCGCGTACCATTGAAAAATCAGACATCGATTCAAAAGGACATGTTAGACTGTGATATTAGAATTAATGTACAGTTTTCTCCGTTGGATACAAAGAATcgtgaaaatgtcaagggaagtATTGAAAGCACAAGGGGAAAGTTAGACCCTCTTTTTTTTGAACCTATTCAATTTTCATCGAACTCAATGTACTACAACCAAGCTGCAGCATCCATTTCAAGAATCGACTTGGAAATCATTATGGTTCTCATTTCCAACACCCTCGCATGTGTCCTTATCGGATTGCAGCTCCTGCACGTGAAGAAGCACCCAGATGTTCTCCCATTCATCTCAATTGTGATGCTTATTGTTCTTACTCTGGGATATGTGATTCCGCTTCTGGTCAACTTTGAAGCAATGTTTGTGCCAAGCCACGGCATCATCCAGCGGGATACTTTTCTTGGCACTGGTGGATGGCTTCAAGTGAATGAAGTAATAGTCAGGATGTTAATGATGGTAGCTCTTCTTTTGCTGCTACGTCTTCTCCAACTGACGTGGTCCGCAAGACAAGGCGATGGAAACCAGAAGAGCTTGAGAGATTCTGAGAGGAAAGTACTTTATGCAACTCTACCATTGTATATAGCTGGTGGACTGATAGTTTGGTTTGTGTACACCTACCTGAAATCACACAGGCCTTTTCTAAGAGTCCGCAATCCCAGGCACCACCACAGGATGGCTTACCGAGTGTCTAGTCTCCACCATCTTGCTTACGACAACCACTCTCTCAGGGAGGACCTCAGCTCTTACGCCGGCTTTGTCCTGGATGGTTTTCTGCTCCCTCATATATTGTTCAACTTATTCTTCAATTCAAGAGAAAAGACTCTGGCCTCCGCCTTTTACTTCGGAACCACCATAATCCGTCTGCTGCCTCATGCATATGATCTTTACAGGGCTCGGACCGGTACATGGTTCCTTGAACTTCCGAATATTTATGCAAATCACAGAATGGACTTTTACTCCACTGCCTGGAACATCATCATCCCCTGCGGCGGTATGCTGTTCGCCACCATTGTTTTCCTGCAGCAGAGATTCGGCGGGCGTTGCATTCTTCCTAAAAGATTTAGAGAGAGTTCTGCTGTATATGAGAAAGTTCCTGTCATCAGCAATGAGCAACTGTGA
- the LOC137730077 gene encoding clavaminate synthase-like protein At3g21360, translated as MALTMVEIPEQKLYDGNRFPAVISPTPTPAAAATPGLTETIQPNKQYIQDQLRKSGAVLFRGFPVNTASDFNDAVEAFGYEENPYVGTAPRTKIVGRVFTANEAPPDVKIPFHHEMALYPEYPSKLLFFCEVEPVSGGETPIVLSHIVYERMKNKHPQFVQKLEDHGLIYTKIIGQDDDPSSAIGRGWKTTFATEDKNMVGQRVSKEGFRLEWLEDGGVKTIKGPILGIKCDSSTGQRKTWFNSIVIAYTEWKGDARNDPEKVVTFGDGSPLAADIIYDCQKILEVESVAIPWRKGDVLLLDNLAVLHSRNPCATPRRVLAALCK; from the exons ATGgcattgacaatggttgagatCCCAGAGCAAAAGCTTTACGACGGAAATCGATTCCCGGCGGTTATATCTCCGACTCCGACTCCAGCAGCAGCTGCTACTCCTGGTCTCACAGAAACCATCCAACCGAACAAACAGTATATACAGGATCAGCTCCGAAAATCCGGGGCCGTACTCTTCAGGGGGTTTCCTGTAAATACAGCCTCAGACTTCAACGACGCCGTGGAGGCCTTCGGCTACGAGGAGAATCCTTATGTTGGAACTGCTCCTCGGACCAAGATCGTGGGTCGGGTTTTTACCGCCAACGAGGCCCCACCCGATGTCAAAATTCCGTTTCACCACGAAATGGCTCTG TATCCAGAGTACCCATCCAAACTGTTATTCTTTTGTGAAGTAGAGCCTGTAAGTGGGGGTGAAACTCCCATTGTTCTAAGCCACATTGTGTACGAGAGGATGAAAAACAAACACCCGCAATTTGTTCAAAAATTGGAGGACCATGGATTGATATATACCAAGATTATAGGTCAAGACGACGACCCTTCTTCTGCGATAGGCCGTGGCTGGAAGACCACATTTGCGACCGAAGATAAGAACATGGTTGGACAAAg GGTTTCTAAGGAGGGGTTTAGGTTGGAATGGTTGGAGGATGGAGGAGTGAAAACAATCAAGGGACCGATCCTGGGCATCAAATGTGACAGCAGCACAGGGCAGCGCAAGACTTGGTTTAACAGCATCGTGATAGCATATACAGAGTGGAAAGGAGATGCAAGAAATGACCCTGAGAAGGTTGTCACATTCGGGGATGGCAGCCCGTTGGCAGCAGATATCATCTACGACTGTCAGAAAATTCTTGAAGTTGAAAGTGTGGCCATCCCTTGGCGCAAAGGTGATGTTTTGCTGCTGGATAATTTGGCCGTTCTTCACTCCCGGAATCCATGTGCTACACCTCGCAGAGTCCTTGCCGCCCTCTGCAAGTAG
- the LOC137728552 gene encoding uncharacterized protein, producing MEEDENDHHRRRRASHSRRIMEAMGQITKPGRAANIDRRRERRGKDLLEDYFIPNNVFPDHVFRRHFRMQRSLFAKIISDVCNHDPYFVQKEDAFHVLGLLPEQKITAVLRMLAYGASADQVDEIASMGKTKVLESLMRFCSAIEALYTDEYLQQPTTRDMRRLLRKSEMRGFPGMIGSIDCMHWTWKNCPSAWQGAYGDRK from the coding sequence atggaggaggatgagaatgatcaccatagaaggcggagggcctcacattcccgccgtaTCATGGAAGCTATGGGTCAGATAACCAAACCTGGACGtgcggcaaacatcgatagaagaagggaaagacgaggtaaagatctcttggaagattattttattcccaacaacgttttccctgatcatgtttttagacgtcattttagaatgcaacgaagtttgttcgctAAAATCATAagtgatgtttgcaaccatgatccatattttgtgcaaaaagaggatgcttttcatgttctaggtcttcttcctgagcaaaaaattacggctgtcttgcgaatgcttgcatatggagcatctgcagatcaagtggatgaaaTCGCAAGTATGGGAAAAACAAAagttctggagtccctgatgcggttttgctctgcaattgaagccctctacaccGATGAGTACCTTCAGCAACCCACGacaagggacatgcgaaggcttctgaggaagagtgagatgcgaggcttccctggcatgattggaagcatcgactgcatgcactggacatggaaaaactgtccaagtgcatggcaaggagcttatggcgacagaaaatga